The following are from one region of the Polyangiaceae bacterium genome:
- a CDS encoding HAD-IC family P-type ATPase, whose product MRFSELLGSAVALFKDRSRRSWLSDTRAHVEYPELGREEFKRFTQAIERLTQDVQHLEWAEVNPHTRRVVFAFASKAFGLEELEGLVREAEHVARVDGARFVESEAAHPADEEPATRLLIEILADLTGLGLATAVTVSPLKPFVVGSSSAAILSVLKASPRLRRGIDERLGLERSDLVLNLASALASGLAQRKGTQLVELSHKLAALREVRARQRAWQRRHLELTADRAEIDVERSHGDPRPVPLPRGPIEEYADRAWFVSLGGFVLSFVTTRNVQRAIAALFGGLPKPARLGREVFSSELARVLSGRGIVIMDATAVRRLDRVDCLVVQGDLVAKDKFTFGRVKSDSLETAEVRAQARELFDPEAPVAVQRSGEWRLGPLGLLDAEATTEQEELAAQWADKGALVLALAKGGEVLALAELDIVPQTGVEELISAAHAAEMRVVLTHADESSLQGLNVDDVITTGEGMVAGVRRLQREGRVVCLVATESRDALAAADVGIGLCRGDSKLPWGAHIICREDLSDVRFLIEACPTARAVSKQSVNVALGAATLGALVSAGGLLPLTTRRVLFVVNTATLISMANGLRNSFALERRALPPPRDPTPWHSLTAEGTLARLGSSSTGLVLRQVMNRRRLDIEPRPAAVELVEAITDELFNPLAPLLAAGAGLSAVVGSTADAVMVGGVVGLNALIGGVQKFRTERAIRDLARTATRHALVRRGGQTSYVSARELVQGDVVLLQAGDVVPADCRVIDSESLEVDASALTGESLPVVKGTGVNFDAQVADRRSMLYAETSIAAGRATAVVVACGDETEARRGAAARKDRVGGVEQRLRSLMSLTGPVALAAGAGVVGAGMLRGRRVADLVDTGVSLAVGAVPEGLPLLATAAQLAAARRLSQRGALVRNVRSVEALGRVNVLCVDKTGTVTEGQVRLTALSDGDEQQPLTGASGPRIKVLAAALRATPDRRAAAGRNDPLDEALNDAARRLGVARDYGAEGWRKTHELSFEAGRGYHAVTSSVEGGALLSVKGAPEVLLPACTRRSTSGQSVPLDEVTAKRLNAEAERMARAGLRVIAVAERRAGTEDNLDASRLVGLSFRGFLAFSDPVRATAAEAVEGLKQAGVKTLMITGDHPSTAEAIAKELDLLSPDGTMTGAELGNLTEEELDARIGRISVFARVTPSQKVRIVRALQRAGKVVAMVGDGANDAPAIRLADVGIALGEHSTAAARRAADVVVTDERIETLVDAIVEGRATWASVREAVSILVGGNLGEIGFTLGAGLVDGRPPLNARQLLLVNLFTDVVPAMAIALRPPSAEVLSSLAKEGPEASLGSALNREIASRAGVTALGAGSAWLVGRFTGSQARARTIGLAALVGSQLGQTMRIGGYSSQVVATSMGSALLLASIIQTPFVSQFFGCRPMGPVAWATAISASVAATGASVAFPRYMADIGDRIRTEFSGVLNNPGVRLPGFSLTPKPA is encoded by the coding sequence ATGCGATTTTCCGAGCTGCTGGGGTCAGCCGTTGCGCTTTTCAAGGATCGTTCTCGTCGCAGCTGGCTCAGCGACACCCGAGCGCACGTCGAATATCCCGAGCTTGGGCGTGAGGAGTTCAAGCGCTTCACGCAGGCGATCGAGCGACTCACTCAGGACGTTCAGCACCTCGAGTGGGCAGAGGTCAACCCTCACACCCGCCGCGTGGTGTTCGCCTTCGCGTCCAAGGCCTTCGGGCTCGAGGAGCTTGAAGGTTTGGTCCGCGAGGCGGAGCACGTCGCGCGCGTCGACGGCGCGCGCTTTGTCGAGAGCGAAGCCGCTCATCCCGCTGACGAAGAGCCTGCGACGCGGCTACTCATAGAAATCCTCGCGGATTTAACCGGCCTGGGGCTCGCGACCGCGGTGACGGTGTCTCCATTGAAGCCGTTCGTGGTCGGTTCGAGCTCTGCAGCCATCCTCAGCGTCCTCAAAGCGTCTCCGCGCCTGCGCCGAGGGATCGACGAGCGCCTCGGGCTCGAGCGCTCGGACCTGGTGTTGAACCTGGCGAGCGCGCTGGCGAGCGGTTTGGCGCAGCGCAAGGGTACCCAGCTCGTCGAGTTGAGCCACAAGCTGGCTGCGTTGCGAGAGGTTCGAGCCCGTCAACGCGCCTGGCAACGGAGACACCTAGAGCTCACCGCCGATCGTGCGGAGATCGACGTTGAACGTTCCCACGGCGATCCCCGTCCAGTTCCATTGCCGCGCGGACCCATCGAGGAGTACGCGGACCGCGCGTGGTTCGTCTCGCTGGGCGGTTTCGTATTGAGCTTCGTGACGACGCGCAACGTCCAGCGGGCGATCGCAGCCTTGTTCGGTGGCTTGCCCAAGCCCGCACGCCTCGGGCGCGAAGTGTTCTCTTCGGAGTTGGCGCGGGTGCTCAGCGGGCGCGGAATCGTGATCATGGATGCGACCGCCGTCCGCCGCCTGGATCGCGTGGACTGCTTGGTCGTTCAAGGGGATCTGGTCGCGAAAGACAAGTTCACCTTCGGTCGCGTGAAGAGCGACTCTCTAGAGACAGCGGAGGTCCGCGCTCAGGCGCGAGAGCTGTTCGACCCTGAAGCGCCGGTCGCCGTCCAGCGCTCTGGCGAGTGGCGCCTTGGCCCTCTGGGACTGCTCGACGCTGAGGCGACGACGGAGCAAGAAGAGCTGGCTGCCCAATGGGCGGACAAGGGCGCGCTGGTGCTCGCGCTGGCTAAGGGCGGCGAGGTACTCGCGCTAGCAGAGCTCGACATCGTGCCTCAGACCGGTGTCGAAGAGCTGATCTCCGCCGCGCACGCCGCGGAAATGCGCGTGGTGCTGACCCACGCCGACGAGAGCTCGCTCCAGGGGCTGAACGTTGACGACGTGATCACTACCGGCGAAGGCATGGTCGCTGGCGTGCGCCGTTTGCAGCGTGAGGGCCGTGTGGTGTGCCTTGTGGCTACTGAGAGCCGCGATGCACTGGCCGCCGCAGACGTTGGGATCGGCCTTTGCCGTGGTGACTCCAAGTTGCCTTGGGGTGCGCACATCATTTGCCGCGAGGATTTGAGCGATGTGCGGTTCTTGATCGAAGCTTGTCCCACGGCGCGTGCCGTCTCCAAGCAGAGCGTCAACGTCGCGCTTGGTGCGGCGACGCTGGGTGCGCTCGTCTCCGCCGGCGGCCTGCTCCCGCTCACGACCCGTCGCGTGCTGTTCGTCGTGAACACGGCCACCTTGATCTCGATGGCGAATGGCTTGCGCAACTCGTTTGCGCTCGAGCGTCGCGCCCTGCCGCCGCCTCGTGATCCCACGCCGTGGCACTCCTTGACCGCCGAAGGCACGCTAGCCCGACTTGGCTCGAGTTCGACTGGACTCGTCTTGCGGCAGGTGATGAACCGCAGGCGCCTCGACATCGAACCCCGCCCCGCCGCGGTCGAGCTGGTGGAGGCGATCACGGACGAGCTATTCAATCCGCTCGCGCCGCTGCTTGCTGCTGGCGCGGGACTGTCGGCGGTGGTCGGCTCCACCGCGGACGCCGTGATGGTCGGCGGCGTCGTGGGGTTGAACGCGCTGATCGGTGGCGTGCAGAAGTTCCGTACGGAACGCGCGATTCGAGACCTCGCGCGCACGGCGACTCGTCACGCTTTGGTGCGCCGAGGCGGTCAAACCAGCTACGTGAGCGCCCGCGAGTTGGTTCAGGGAGATGTCGTCTTGCTGCAGGCAGGCGATGTGGTGCCTGCGGATTGTCGCGTGATCGACAGCGAGTCCCTCGAGGTGGACGCTTCGGCGCTCACCGGTGAGTCGCTCCCGGTGGTGAAGGGCACCGGGGTCAACTTCGATGCACAGGTCGCTGATCGGCGCTCGATGCTCTACGCGGAGACGTCAATCGCTGCAGGCCGAGCGACGGCCGTGGTGGTTGCGTGTGGAGACGAGACGGAGGCGCGGCGTGGCGCTGCCGCTCGGAAAGATCGCGTCGGCGGTGTCGAGCAGCGGTTGCGTTCCTTGATGAGCTTGACCGGCCCCGTGGCTCTAGCCGCGGGTGCAGGTGTGGTCGGCGCTGGCATGTTGCGCGGCCGCCGGGTCGCCGACTTGGTCGACACTGGCGTGAGTCTCGCCGTTGGCGCGGTGCCTGAGGGCTTGCCGCTCCTGGCTACCGCTGCCCAGTTGGCGGCCGCGCGTCGCTTGAGTCAGCGCGGGGCGCTGGTACGAAACGTACGCAGCGTGGAAGCGCTCGGTCGCGTGAATGTGCTGTGCGTCGACAAGACCGGCACCGTCACCGAAGGTCAGGTCCGCCTCACGGCGCTTAGCGACGGCGACGAGCAGCAACCGCTCACCGGCGCGAGCGGCCCGCGCATCAAGGTGCTGGCCGCAGCGCTGCGTGCGACTCCGGATCGCCGCGCCGCGGCTGGGCGAAACGATCCGCTGGATGAGGCGCTGAACGACGCCGCGCGGCGCCTGGGCGTGGCTCGCGACTACGGCGCTGAAGGTTGGCGCAAGACTCACGAGCTGAGCTTCGAGGCCGGCCGCGGTTACCATGCGGTAACGAGCAGCGTGGAGGGCGGCGCGCTGCTCAGTGTGAAGGGTGCCCCAGAGGTGCTCCTCCCCGCGTGCACTCGCCGCTCGACGTCGGGGCAGAGCGTGCCTCTGGACGAGGTGACGGCGAAGCGCCTGAACGCTGAAGCCGAGCGTATGGCCCGCGCCGGGCTCCGCGTCATCGCGGTTGCAGAGCGCCGCGCGGGTACCGAGGACAACCTGGACGCTTCGCGACTCGTTGGGCTGAGCTTCCGCGGCTTCTTGGCGTTCTCCGACCCCGTGAGGGCGACCGCCGCGGAGGCGGTGGAAGGTCTCAAGCAAGCCGGGGTGAAGACGTTGATGATCACCGGCGACCATCCGTCGACCGCCGAAGCGATCGCCAAGGAACTCGATCTGCTGTCTCCCGACGGAACCATGACCGGCGCGGAGCTCGGCAACTTGACAGAGGAGGAACTCGACGCGCGCATCGGGAGGATCAGCGTCTTCGCCCGAGTTACCCCCTCACAGAAGGTGCGCATCGTGCGCGCTCTTCAGCGCGCGGGTAAGGTCGTGGCGATGGTCGGTGATGGCGCGAATGACGCGCCGGCGATTCGCTTGGCGGACGTGGGGATTGCGCTCGGCGAGCACAGCACCGCGGCGGCTCGTCGTGCAGCCGACGTGGTGGTAACCGACGAACGCATCGAGACGTTGGTTGACGCGATCGTGGAGGGGCGGGCGACCTGGGCGTCTGTGCGCGAAGCCGTCTCCATCCTGGTTGGTGGGAACCTGGGCGAGATCGGATTCACCCTCGGCGCGGGCCTGGTCGACGGCCGCCCACCGCTCAACGCACGTCAGTTGCTCCTGGTGAACTTGTTCACCGACGTAGTGCCTGCCATGGCGATTGCTCTGCGCCCGCCTTCCGCCGAGGTGTTATCGAGCCTTGCAAAGGAGGGGCCCGAAGCGTCACTCGGCAGCGCGCTGAACCGGGAGATCGCTTCACGCGCTGGTGTGACGGCGCTGGGAGCCGGTTCCGCGTGGTTAGTGGGACGATTCACCGGCTCTCAGGCGCGGGCGCGCACCATCGGCTTGGCGGCTCTGGTGGGGTCGCAGCTCGGTCAGACGATGCGCATCGGTGGCTACTCATCGCAGGTCGTGGCGACGAGCATGGGCTCCGCGTTGCTGCTTGCTTCGATCATTCAAACGCCGTTCGTCAGCCAGTTCTTTGGTTGCCGACCGATGGGGCCGGTTGCCTGGGCGACGGCAATCAGCGCGAGTGTCGCGGCGACCGGAGCTAGTGTGGCGTTCCCGCGTTATATGGCTGACATTGGGGACCGAATCCGCACGGAGTTCTCCGGGGTGTTGAACAACCCTGGCGTGCGT